One Neovison vison isolate M4711 chromosome 2, ASM_NN_V1, whole genome shotgun sequence genomic window carries:
- the LDLRAD2 gene encoding low-density lipoprotein receptor class A domain-containing protein 2 encodes MEVCLGQLPERLLLLGAAALAVSALETADLVDLCGQTWQGAGLLLRSHSASRRFYFVAPDTDCWLWMRAAAAGDRIRFQFRFFLVYSLAAAARAPPASPASNASSTAPADPCAPGSYLQFYEGPPGAPRPLGAPLCGLTIPAAVASSGPFLGLRLLTRGRQPRVDFVGDATSFRLGACGAYFRCRNGRCVPSSLVCDRWGVDNCGDGSDQASWPPANCRGPPLVPSQAGGTDGPVSKTLTLPSAFGSAGTLQMAAQRTPITGRAPEQRGSRLRGVALVCSLVLASAGLLVGLLWCCCSSHWRAWWTGAQGLCPGCTICYTCPGQVAPGGLQPSGLAFQDQGGHP; translated from the exons ATGGAGGTCTGTCTGGGGCAGCTGCCCGAAAGGCTGCTTCTGCTGGGGGCGGCTGcactggctgtgtctgctctggaAACAG CCGACCTGGTGGACCTCTGCGGGCAGACGTGGCAGGGGGCCGGGCTGCTGCTGCGCTCGCACTCCGCCTCGCGCAGGTTCTACTTCGTGGCCCCGGACACCGACTGCTGGCTCTGGATGCGGGCGGCGGCCGCCGGCGACAGGATTCGATTTCAGTTCCGCTTCTTCCTGGTCTACAGCTTGGCCGCGGCGGCGCGGGCGCCCCCAGCATCCCCGGCGTCCAACGCCTCCTCCACGGCGCCGGCCGACCCGTGCGCCCCTGGGTCCTACCTGCAGTTCTACGAGGGCCCGCCCGGGGCGCCGCGGCCCCTGGGGGCCCCTCTCTGCGGCCTGACCATCCCGGCGGCGGTGGCGTCCTCCGGGCCCTTCCTGGGCCTCCGCCTGCTCACCAGAGGCCGCCAGCCCCGCGTGGACTTCGTGGGCGATGCCACCTCTTTCcggctgg GAGCCTGCGGTGCCTACTTCCGCTGTCGGAATGGCAGGTGCGTGCCCTCAAGCCTGGTGTGCGATCGCTGGGGCGTGGACAACTGTGGCGATGGTAGTGACCAGGCTTCCTGGCCACCAGCCAACTGCAGAG GTCCCCCTCTGGTGCCCAGCCAGGCAGGGGGTACTGATGGCCCTGTGTCCAAGACCCTGACGCTCCCCTCAGCTTTTGGTTCTGCAGGAACCCTCCAGATGGCCGCCCAGAGGACACCCATCACAGGCCGGGCCCCTGAACAGCGGG GTTCCCGGCTCCGAGGTGTGGCGCTGGTCTGCTCACTGGTCCTAGCCTCTGCTGGCCTTCTCGTGGGCCTCCTCTGGTGCTGCTGCTCCTCCCACTGGCGGGCCTGGTGGACTGGTGCCCAGGGCCTCTGCCCCGGCTGCACCATCTGTTACACGTGTCCTGGCCAGGTGGCTCCTGGGGGGCTGCAGCCAAGTGGGCTGGCCTTCCAGGATCAGGGAGGACATCCCTAG